The Streptomyces sp. NBC_00691 genome has a segment encoding these proteins:
- a CDS encoding extracellular catalytic domain type 2 short-chain-length polyhydroxyalkanoate depolymerase: MRSPRPTRRRGPRRFAALLLCVAATLPPTASPAGAAAPPPVPGTLQGYDIGSVFTAGVSSGGYMATQLHVAYSGTFEGSAAFASGPYDCARGQLATALNACMDTTQSLQLAALEQATRDRSAQGQVDPVANLAGDPVYVFSGSGDTTVKRPVADALADYYGRFGARVQYDRSTAAGHAWITPLGPNSCTVTQTPFLNNCGIDAEAALLGHLLGSVTAPGSGTGGSLIRFDQNAYAPGGSASALSMGAEGFAYVPASCAQGARCKLLVALHGCKQGYTYQGFGTRFVENAYLNEYADTNDMIVLYPQAAATATLENPNGCWNWWGYLGDTAYARHGGKQIEAIMGMVRALRGTGTPPPTGDRTVLSSTDTEDGYVKAAADGSGAAVGTLEDVYGLALGRGTDGKVNRSVVSFDTSRIPAGKEVARAWLTVTRSSGSGDPWASPSGNRLQVDLRTGCFGGCAVEPADWSAAATVAGAARVDAFTSGSAVSTDLSAEALAALNRGGVTQFRLGFTSAPAGTAYLFVNQATPVTLTVEYR, encoded by the coding sequence ATGCGTTCACCCCGTCCCACCCGTCGCCGCGGGCCACGCCGCTTCGCGGCACTGCTGCTGTGCGTCGCCGCGACCCTGCCTCCCACCGCGTCCCCCGCCGGGGCCGCCGCTCCCCCGCCCGTGCCCGGCACGCTCCAGGGCTACGACATCGGCTCCGTGTTCACTGCCGGGGTGTCGTCCGGCGGGTACATGGCCACCCAGCTGCACGTCGCGTACTCGGGTACGTTCGAGGGCTCGGCCGCGTTCGCGTCGGGGCCGTACGACTGTGCACGCGGCCAGCTCGCGACGGCGCTCAACGCCTGTATGGACACCACGCAGAGCCTTCAGCTCGCCGCGCTGGAACAGGCCACGCGCGACCGGTCGGCGCAGGGCCAGGTCGACCCGGTGGCGAATCTGGCCGGTGACCCGGTGTACGTGTTCAGCGGCTCGGGCGACACCACGGTGAAGCGGCCGGTGGCGGACGCGCTCGCCGACTACTACGGCCGTTTCGGCGCCCGGGTCCAGTACGACCGGTCGACGGCGGCGGGGCACGCCTGGATCACTCCGCTCGGCCCCAACTCCTGCACGGTGACGCAGACCCCGTTCCTCAACAACTGCGGGATCGACGCGGAGGCGGCGCTGCTCGGGCATCTCCTCGGCTCGGTCACGGCGCCCGGTTCGGGCACCGGCGGCTCGCTGATCCGCTTCGACCAGAACGCGTACGCTCCGGGCGGCTCGGCGTCCGCCCTGTCGATGGGCGCGGAGGGTTTCGCGTACGTGCCGGCCTCGTGTGCCCAGGGAGCGCGCTGCAAGCTGCTCGTGGCGCTGCACGGCTGCAAGCAGGGATACACGTACCAGGGGTTCGGAACCCGGTTCGTCGAGAACGCGTACCTGAACGAGTACGCCGACACCAACGACATGATCGTCCTGTATCCGCAGGCGGCGGCGACCGCGACCCTGGAGAACCCGAACGGCTGCTGGAACTGGTGGGGCTACCTCGGTGACACCGCCTACGCCCGGCACGGCGGGAAGCAGATCGAGGCGATCATGGGCATGGTGCGGGCGCTGCGCGGCACCGGCACGCCTCCGCCCACCGGCGACCGGACGGTCCTGTCGAGCACGGACACCGAGGACGGGTACGTGAAGGCGGCGGCGGACGGTTCCGGCGCGGCGGTCGGCACCCTGGAGGACGTGTACGGGCTCGCGCTGGGGCGGGGTACGGACGGCAAGGTGAACCGGTCGGTGGTCTCCTTCGACACCTCCCGGATTCCGGCGGGCAAGGAGGTCGCCCGGGCCTGGCTGACCGTCACCAGGTCGAGCGGCTCCGGTGATCCGTGGGCGTCGCCCTCGGGCAACCGGCTGCAGGTGGACCTGCGCACGGGTTGCTTCGGCGGCTGCGCGGTCGAGCCCGCGGACTGGTCGGCGGCGGCCACGGTGGCGGGTGCGGCGCGCGTCGACGCGTTCACCTCGGGGAGCGCGGTGTCGACGGACCTGTCGGCGGAGGCGCTCGCGGCGCTGAACCGGGGCGGGGTCACCCAGTTCCGGCTGGGCTTCACGTCGGCGCCGGCCGGGACCGCGTACCTCTTCGTGAACCAGGCGACGCCGGTGACTCTGACGGTCGAGTACCGGTAG
- a CDS encoding tetratricopeptide repeat protein, whose protein sequence is MEHHEDRDARLAEAVALRGQGHREEARERLVALAARHPEDAEIAYQTAWAHDVLGLETEAVPYYEHALAGDGATGSGLTPEDRRGALLGLGSTYRVLGRYEESVALLTGAVDEFPEDGSLRTFLAMALYNTGRHHESARLLLRLLAATSEDPTVRAYRRAIDHYAEDLDAIG, encoded by the coding sequence ATGGAACACCACGAGGACCGGGACGCCCGCCTGGCGGAGGCGGTCGCACTGCGAGGACAGGGTCACCGGGAAGAGGCCCGCGAGCGGCTCGTCGCCCTCGCCGCCCGGCACCCGGAGGACGCGGAGATCGCGTATCAGACGGCCTGGGCGCACGACGTGCTCGGCCTGGAGACGGAGGCCGTGCCGTACTACGAACACGCCCTCGCGGGCGATGGGGCCACGGGCAGCGGGCTCACCCCCGAGGACCGGCGCGGGGCGCTCCTCGGACTCGGCAGCACCTACCGCGTCCTCGGCCGCTACGAGGAGTCCGTCGCCCTCCTGACCGGCGCCGTCGATGAGTTCCCGGAGGACGGCTCCCTGCGGACCTTCCTCGCCATGGCCCTGTACAACACCGGCCGGCACCACGAGTCCGCCCGGCTGCTGCTCCGGCTCCTCGCCGCCACCAGCGAGGACCCGACCGTACGCGCGTACCGACGGGCCATCGATCACTACGCGGAGGACCTCGACGCGATCGGGTGA
- a CDS encoding cupin yields the protein MKLDLTALADEHMAAARTAPHGRSAHLIMHDGVLRQSVIALTAGTSLDEHNAPPAASLQVLRGRVNLTMAGRAEELSTGTLRMLRERHGITALDDAVVLLTAVND from the coding sequence ATGAAGCTGGACCTCACCGCCCTCGCCGACGAGCACATGGCCGCGGCCCGCACCGCGCCGCACGGGCGCAGCGCCCATCTGATCATGCACGACGGGGTGCTCCGGCAGTCCGTCATCGCCCTGACGGCGGGCACGTCCCTGGACGAGCACAACGCGCCCCCGGCGGCGAGCCTCCAGGTGCTGCGGGGGCGGGTGAACCTGACGATGGCGGGCCGGGCGGAGGAACTGTCGACGGGCACGCTGCGGATGCTCAGGGAGCGGCACGGGATCACCGCCCTGGACGACGCGGTGGTGCTCCTGACGGCGGTGAACGACTGA
- a CDS encoding MFS transporter, with protein MPPRATAPAPSTAPERPMKVNVPLFAVAGAVTVANIYFPQPLLAAVARSLDVTERTAGLVASAAQIGYAFGILLLVPLADTARLRRLTSVLLALTTAALLVAAAAPGVVTLTLATLALSTTTVLPQILTPVAAVLAGPGRQGRTVGLVGLGLTLGSTLSRTVSGAVTDASGSWRAAYLVAAAATAALLCVLPRRLPERLGTRGRASYAGLLAGLPGLLAAHRALRASALLGACVFAAFSVFWAVLAFHLAAPPLGYGPGAAGLFGVLTLPAALLSATAGPLTDRYGAPRVSAGGLGLAGLGLGVAGLVPHSPVGLVVAANLLVVGVSTCQVANQARIFGIGREVAARVNTVFMLATFGGGALGSLTGSWLYAEHGWSAALLAAGAFVAAGGIVAVRFGQAVPSCVPVGTREAGCIRPRIPQGES; from the coding sequence GTGCCCCCTCGCGCCACCGCCCCGGCCCCCTCCACCGCGCCCGAGCGGCCCATGAAGGTGAACGTCCCGCTCTTCGCCGTCGCCGGCGCCGTCACCGTCGCCAACATCTACTTCCCGCAGCCGCTCCTCGCCGCCGTCGCCCGGAGCCTCGACGTGACGGAGCGGACGGCGGGCCTGGTCGCCTCGGCCGCGCAGATCGGGTACGCGTTCGGCATCCTGCTGCTGGTTCCGCTGGCCGACACCGCGCGGCTCCGGCGCCTGACCTCGGTGCTGCTCGCCCTCACCACCGCCGCGCTGCTCGTCGCGGCGGCGGCACCCGGGGTGGTCACGCTGACGCTCGCGACGCTCGCGCTGTCCACGACCACGGTGCTGCCGCAGATCCTCACCCCGGTGGCGGCCGTGCTCGCGGGCCCCGGGCGGCAGGGCAGGACGGTGGGGCTCGTCGGGCTCGGGCTCACGCTGGGCTCGACCCTCTCGCGTACGGTCTCGGGCGCCGTCACGGACGCGAGCGGCAGCTGGCGGGCGGCCTACCTCGTGGCCGCCGCGGCGACGGCGGCCCTGCTGTGCGTCCTGCCGCGACGGCTGCCCGAGCGGCTGGGGACCCGCGGTCGTGCCTCGTACGCCGGGCTCCTCGCCGGACTGCCCGGGCTCCTGGCGGCTCATCGCGCCCTGCGGGCGTCGGCGCTGCTCGGTGCCTGTGTCTTCGCCGCGTTCAGCGTCTTCTGGGCGGTGCTCGCCTTTCACCTGGCGGCGCCGCCGCTGGGGTACGGACCGGGTGCGGCCGGACTCTTCGGGGTGCTGACCCTGCCCGCCGCGCTGCTCTCCGCGACGGCGGGGCCCCTCACCGACCGGTACGGGGCACCTCGCGTGAGCGCCGGAGGGCTGGGGCTCGCGGGGCTCGGGCTCGGGGTGGCGGGCCTGGTGCCGCACTCCCCCGTGGGCCTGGTCGTCGCGGCGAACCTGCTGGTGGTGGGGGTCAGCACCTGCCAGGTGGCCAACCAGGCGAGGATCTTCGGGATCGGCCGGGAGGTGGCCGCGCGGGTCAACACGGTCTTCATGCTGGCCACCTTCGGCGGCGGGGCGCTCGGCTCCCTCACGGGGTCCTGGCTGTACGCGGAGCACGGCTGGTCAGCGGCGCTGCTCGCCGCCGGGGCCTTCGTCGCCGCCGGCGGGATCGTGGCGGTGCGTTTCGGACAGGCGGTCCCGAGTTGCGTCCCGGTCGGCACACGCGAGGCTGGGTGTATCCGCCCGCGCATCCCGCAGGGAGAGTCATGA